Proteins from a single region of Aerococcus viridans:
- a CDS encoding DEAD/DEAH box helicase, with the protein MSFTQFNLKPFINDALADLNFYEPSPIQATVIPVIQSGRDVIAQSQTGSGKTHAFLLPLLNKITAENHTQLVITAPSRELAEQLYQAGRQILSFSDEDLHIERAFGGTDTVKQANRLENAVPQVVVATPGRLLDLINNQLISVHQVTDFVVDEADMTLDLGFLNEVDQIAGRMPKSLNMYVFSATIPDKLKPFLRKYLSNPEWITIEARHKISDTIDNYLVPVKGRDRKALLFDTLTIGQPYLALIFANTKETVQELYKYLKSQGLNVGQIHGDLPARERRRAMKQVQNLDFQYVVATDLAARGIDIDGVSHVINYEVPNELEFFIHRVGRTGRQGKPGTAITFYIPDELKDIEWLENKGIIFENKDIKDHQLIDGKDHDARAARQKAPEVDHTVVGMIERNKRRKVKPGYKKKLSRQISKHNKDNRMADQRKKRRDQRRKNKEDNQVDF; encoded by the coding sequence ATGTCTTTTACACAATTTAATTTAAAACCATTTATTAACGACGCACTCGCAGATTTAAATTTCTATGAGCCGTCTCCAATTCAAGCAACAGTTATTCCAGTGATTCAATCAGGCCGCGATGTCATTGCCCAAAGCCAAACCGGATCAGGGAAAACTCACGCCTTCTTATTACCACTATTAAATAAGATTACAGCTGAAAACCACACGCAGTTGGTTATTACAGCACCTAGTCGTGAACTTGCGGAGCAGTTATACCAAGCTGGCCGTCAAATCTTGTCATTTTCAGATGAAGATTTACATATTGAGCGCGCTTTTGGTGGGACAGATACTGTTAAACAGGCCAACCGTTTAGAAAATGCCGTACCACAAGTCGTTGTGGCGACACCAGGACGTCTATTAGACTTGATTAACAACCAATTGATTTCTGTACACCAAGTAACAGATTTCGTTGTCGATGAAGCAGACATGACCCTTGATTTAGGTTTCTTAAATGAAGTCGACCAAATTGCAGGCCGTATGCCAAAATCATTGAACATGTACGTTTTCTCAGCAACTATTCCGGACAAATTGAAACCGTTCTTGAGAAAATACCTAAGCAATCCTGAATGGATAACAATAGAAGCCCGTCACAAAATTTCAGATACCATTGATAACTACTTGGTACCTGTTAAAGGGCGCGACCGTAAAGCATTGTTATTCGATACCTTAACAATTGGTCAACCTTATTTAGCTTTAATCTTCGCCAACACCAAGGAAACTGTACAAGAATTGTACAAATACTTGAAATCTCAAGGCTTAAATGTCGGCCAAATTCATGGTGATTTACCAGCTCGCGAACGTCGCCGTGCAATGAAACAAGTACAAAACTTGGACTTCCAATACGTGGTGGCAACTGACTTAGCTGCTCGTGGGATCGATATTGATGGTGTGTCTCACGTAATCAACTACGAAGTACCGAATGAATTAGAATTCTTCATCCACCGTGTAGGCCGTACTGGTCGTCAAGGTAAACCAGGTACTGCCATTACCTTCTATATTCCGGATGAATTAAAAGATATTGAATGGTTGGAGAACAAAGGGATCATCTTTGAAAATAAAGATATCAAAGACCATCAATTAATCGACGGTAAAGACCACGATGCCCGTGCTGCCCGTCAAAAAGCACCTGAAGTTGACCATACTGTAGTTGGGATGATTGAACGAAACAAACGTCGTAAAGTCAAACCAGGTTACAAGAAAAAATTAAGCCGTCAAATTTCTAAACATAACAAAGACAACCGCATGGCTGATCAACGTAAAAAACGTCGTGACCAACGTCGTAAAAACAAAGAAGACAACCAAGTGGATTTCTAA
- a CDS encoding DUF1189 family protein, with protein MKESNILVILYDALLNYPKIIRVISYSFKRMLVYALLIAGISAIPTFFDTLKVFDLLETNATSIVNQIPDYQVTDGKIATSDDQAAFIFETDLMTYAFDPNDEIASQDVTTSQNNLITVENNSDNLTLSFIGQPIAFTYTQLGDSANSDGVKGIIQSMTSLTWAYYPIIFIIVALSSLLNLMLASLMIALVIGVLPDSTRLRLTFKMRLSLALASLTMPLMVITLFNLFGFYVVYQLEIMYVFALIRLWRLLKKVQVIKMQK; from the coding sequence ATGAAAGAAAGCAATATCCTCGTCATCTTATACGATGCCCTATTGAATTATCCAAAAATTATCCGTGTCATTTCCTATAGTTTTAAAAGAATGTTGGTCTATGCCCTATTAATTGCAGGTATATCAGCAATTCCGACCTTCTTTGATACCTTGAAAGTATTTGATTTATTAGAAACCAACGCGACATCGATCGTTAATCAAATCCCTGACTATCAAGTGACAGATGGCAAAATAGCCACCAGCGATGACCAAGCGGCCTTTATTTTTGAAACAGACCTGATGACCTATGCCTTTGATCCAAATGATGAAATCGCCAGTCAAGACGTGACGACTAGTCAAAACAATCTGATTACTGTTGAAAACAACTCAGATAACCTAACCTTATCATTCATAGGCCAACCTATCGCCTTCACCTACACACAATTAGGTGACTCTGCCAATAGCGATGGTGTCAAAGGTATTATCCAATCAATGACTAGCCTAACTTGGGCCTACTACCCGATTATCTTCATCATTGTGGCCCTATCTAGCCTATTAAATCTAATGCTAGCAAGCCTGATGATTGCCCTAGTAATTGGTGTGCTACCTGATTCAACCCGGTTAAGACTAACCTTTAAAATGCGGTTATCTTTAGCCCTTGCGTCATTAACTATGCCACTAATGGTCATTACCCTCTTTAACCTATTTGGCTTCTATGTCGTCTATCAATTAGAAATCATGTATGTATTCGCCTTGATTCGTTTATGGCGACTATTGAAAAAAGTACAAGTCATAAAAATGCAGAAATAA